From Vibrio crassostreae, one genomic window encodes:
- the pal gene encoding peptidoglycan-associated lipoprotein Pal — MQLNKVLKGLMIALPVMAVTACSSTDEATSATSGTESNQTTSGSESNVDTTVVTPIDANGQLSEQELKEQALRETQTIYFAFDNSTIAGDYEEMLAAHAAYLVKNVDMNVTIEGHADERGTPEYNIALGERRAQAVAKYLQALGVQADQISIVSYGEEKPLLLGQSEDVYAKNRRAVLVY; from the coding sequence ATGCAACTTAACAAAGTTCTTAAAGGCTTGATGATTGCACTACCAGTGATGGCAGTAACGGCATGTAGCTCAACTGATGAAGCAACATCTGCAACATCTGGTACAGAAAGCAACCAAACAACTTCAGGTTCAGAAAGCAACGTAGACACAACTGTTGTAACGCCAATTGACGCTAACGGTCAACTGTCTGAGCAAGAGCTTAAAGAGCAAGCGCTACGTGAAACTCAAACAATCTACTTCGCATTCGATAACTCTACTATCGCTGGCGATTACGAAGAAATGCTAGCAGCTCACGCAGCATACCTAGTTAAGAACGTTGACATGAACGTTACTATCGAAGGTCACGCTGATGAGCGCGGTACTCCTGAGTACAACATCGCACTTGGCGAGCGTCGTGCACAAGCTGTAGCGAAATACCTACAAGCTCTAGGTGTTCAAGCTGACCAAATCTCTATCGTAAGCTACGGTGAAGAGAAGCCACTTCTTCTAGGTCAATCTGAAGATGTGTACGCTAAAAACCGTCGCGCAGTACTAGTTTACTAA